The following DNA comes from Eretmochelys imbricata isolate rEreImb1 chromosome 2, rEreImb1.hap1, whole genome shotgun sequence.
ATTTAATTGAACATTTGCTTGTGAATGTATTTTTAATTCCCCTGTTATTTGCTGTAGTTTTAATAAGATTCATGAGTGTAAGGTGCTGTACTAGTATAAATTAGTATTACCATTTGTTTTTACATCTATAATACTAACACAGCTGCTGTTCAAATGccaatgtattattattaattcaaCATTTTACAATAAAAGTATCTAACACCTAGCATACTTTTGGatgctgtaaaacaaaacaaataaattaaaataatagtaaCTTAATTATTCTGGGACAAACTGCTTAACCCTCACTACACATTCAGTTCCATTGTTTTCTATAGGACTGCTCTGCATGTGTGTAACTCTACTCCAtaagcagttccactgaagtcaatgagaaaacTGGAGTAAAGTTTCATCCCTATTTAAgcattttcaggattggggccctagaGCACAGTGCGTGGCCATCCGTAAAAATACTTAGATGAACAGACTATTTTAGTCAAGtggatgcaactccattgaagttcATCTGTTTATGGCAGCGATGCCTTAAATGACTTTTCAAATTGCACAATGAATCAGCTGGCTGCAGAGATTTTTAATTACACCTCTGGGCCTGAACACTGTTGGGACTGTGGATCGCGCCCAACTCAGCATGCTGAAGCTGTAGCCAAGCTGGAGGGGCTTTAGTGATGTTTTAAAAGGGAAGTGTTTATAGCCTCTTCCTCCGGGTCTGTAAAAGCTTACTACTGTGTGTTTCAATGAGACATCTACCCTTCGCTTTCCGCCCCTACATTCCCAtccagctctgagccccttcAACTTGGCCACCGGTACAGCTCAGGCACTCAGGTAGTCACCTCCCTATTCCTAAATTGTATTCAGGCACCGCGTAAGACAGCAAAACCCAGGGCTTTTGGAGTTGGCCTCTTCCCGGACCCGATTCTTTAAGTGTATGATGCGCATGCGCGCGCTCTCTTTTCCGGTGGGGATCATGGCGGGCGAAGAGTAAGTGCAGCTTCTTCCCCGGGAAAATCCGCTTCCATCCGCGGCGTGGTGGCCTCTGCCCCCGGCCGGCTCCCCGAGCCCGACCGCTGGGGCTCTGCCTCTCCGCTGCCGCTCGTATTGACCCACCTCAGGTCCTCCCCGGCGACCCAGACCTGTGTGTGGCCTGGGCTTGGGGCGGCAGAGGGGGTTGTTTCTCCTCGCCTGGCGTGCGCAGGGCTTGATGGAGAGTCTCTTGGGTGCGGCGGAGTCCGAGGGATGCGGCCGCCTGACTGCGTAGGGCCCTGGTGTTGGAGGAGGAAGGGTGtctgggagcggggctggggttACTAGGGGAGAGGTGTTGCTGTTCAGGAACCATCATGATGGGATGGGGCAGCAGCGTGTACAGTCTCGTGTCCCATAGGTAATACAGCAGTCACTTCTCTCCTTTCTTGCCCTGTTAATGTGCTGTATGAAGCATTATTTAGGGCCAGATGCTGCCTTTAGATGCATGGAACTAGTGGGAGTTGTGCCCATGTATCGAAGGGCACTATTTATCTCTAAATGGACGATGCATTACAAACTGTGATGTTACTCTTCTAAAATTAGGAGCGACTTCCTAGATGGTCTTTCAGACAAACTCCCACAAAACTTAAGAGTTGAATTACAAGCCTCAGTGATAATGACCCTAGACTTCCTTCATAATGAAGTATCATTATCAAATTTAATAGCTATTCCGGCTATAGCCAGGAATTGCTACAGCCACCACTGCAGCAGTTTGTCAGCAGTTCTTGAATTGTCCCTGGACTGACTTGTATTCAGAGCTAGATGTAAGATCCATTTTTTGAGAGAATTTTCCTCAATTTTAAGCCAGAGTGATAGTTTTTAATTagcatgaaagaaaaacaaattttagaCTCCCAAATGGTGTCTAAAAGGCAAGTGTTGGATGATAGTCTTTCAAATTGCTTGTTGCTTTTAATTTGTAAGTATTCAGATAAGTAGTTGCTTTATAAATATCTAGAAGTAGCAGTAAAGGGTAGTTACCTTGTGGTGAGATGTAGCTATTTAGCTGCGTACAGCAATACTAGTTTCGTTATCtgtggatgaaagatgctataagTACACATTATAATGCTATGCAGGAGTTCAGGCCTGAGTAAGACCCTAAACAACTGAAGATacagggaggcagaatgtaattataaACTGGTTCAAGACACTGAGGCCTGTATTTTCGTTTCCATGTGTGGTTTATGTATCTCAAAGCTGCTTATAATAATTCTTAGTTAAGCTAAATTTGAAGACACACCTTTCATTATTTGTCATGTGAAAATGATCTATAAATAGACTCTCAAgtcttgttgtttttttaataatttagagGAAAGAAGGTGCCATCTGTTCCAGAAAGCCTTTTGAAAAAGCGAAAGGCTTTTGCTGATATAAAGGCCAAGCGTCTGAAGAGGCTAGTAGTTCAAAAGAaggtaaatattttaataaacttttttgaTTGAATTGTTTGTTTATACAGTAAAGGCAATTCTAATACATAGTGATAGAGAGAGAATTTAGTAGATCTTAAATCTGATATATAGACAGCTGTTTTGTTAATCACTGAGATTTTGCAGGGTATTTTAACCAGTTCATTCATGGAATATTGATCAAAAACAGAACACACAGTCTGAGTACTTTAAGTGATGCAAAACACAATACCCTTCATAATTTATGGGAGAGTAATCTTAGAGGCAGTATTATGATTTGAAGTTCAGAGCTTAATGTTCATTGGTATATGGTAGGAAGATAGCCTATTCAGTAAGAAATTGCGTATTGGTGCACTATGACATATTTATTAAAGGCCTTTTGAAACTTTGTCCAGAATGTCACTAGTATTACTCTAAATACCAGGTGAGGGAAACAAACTTGTCTGCTTGTCTTAACTATGTCCAAAGTGTTGCAATAAATAATTGTTGTATGCACAGGCGATGCTACAGTACTGTAAAGctgaagttgattttttttctgctttcatgTGTTAGGATGGTGTTATGTATCTATTATACACATTTTGTAAAGCTTATTGATCACTTGGAATGATATAATTGAGCTGTTGTAAGTTAACATGTTTATGAACATAGTGTACTTTTGGGTGACAATTTTATCCCTAATTTCAGCTTCGTAAAGCGCAGAGAAAACTCATCTATACGAGAGCTCAGGCCTATCACAAGGAGTACAGGCAAATGTATAGACGTGAGATTCGTATGGCCCGAATGGCACGCAAAGCTGGCAATTACTATGTACCTGCTGAACCAAAACTGGCCTTTGTGATCAGGATCAGAGGGTAAGATATTTACCATTTTGGACTATGGTTAAAATTCATGGGGAATAGATTCATTTTGTTAAGATTTGTGGGGAAAATTTGGCCTTCCCGTATTTGATAGAGCAGCACTATAGAGTATGTAAAAGTTCATATCATTTGTAATAAAACCCTTCCACGAGTAAGTCACAGGTAGGTGTGGATTGATAGTACTAGCAGAGGACTCGTTCAGTCAGTCTAGTTTCTAACCACAAACCCACAAACGTATTTGGATCAAAGCCCATGTTTTGGCATTGTCAGTAAAGAGGCAAAGTAGCAACTGTGCATGGAGAGTGAATTATCCTCATTTACATTGCAAAAATTAGAATTTTTTACTTTTATAATGTAAACTGGATAATATGAATATGTCTGCAGACCATTATTAATGAGAAACCATagaaatctctctctccacatgTTTCAGAACAGCTTGTTTAAAGGTGTACTAGGAGAGAGAAATCAACTAGTAATCCAGGAAAAAGGCTGTTTAAAGAAGGGTGTGCCTGGTTCTCATTGAAGGTGAACTATATCCCTGGTTGTTTTCGGGTGGGGGCACTGAATTGTGAATCAAGAGTATCACCTTCCTGCTTTGCTTTTGCTTAAGAGTAGGTCAGACTGAGCCCTTGTTAGCTTGTTGAGGAGAGAGACTAGATTATAAGTAGATCTGCTTTGAATGAAAATTTCAGAGTATAAATTTGAGATGGTAAAACATAATACAGTTCAGTACAATTGTTACTTTGAATCATTGGTAAGCATATAGCTGATTATTGAATCAAAGCCACATAGCCATGTAGATCAAATTAATTGATTATTACAGACAAATGTAAATCTAAGCATATCACTTATGCACTTTGTAGTATCAATGGAGTTAGCCCGAAGGTCCGTAAGGTATTGCAGCTCCTTCGCCTCCGTCAGATTTTCAATGGCACATTTGTAAAACTCAACAAGGCTTCAATTAACATGCTGCGGATTGTTGAACCCTACATTGCATGGGGGTAAGTGAAGTTTTCAATTTAACTTTATCAAGTGAATTTGAAAAGTAAAATACAGGATGTATTGCTCAACACTGAAATAAGTAGCAGAAAAAGTAAACACAAGACCTGGTCTGACTCTCCGTCATGAATTCCCATTGGTGCAACATGAAGCATTTTGCATCCATTGTGTTGCACTGGGTTGTTACGCTTGGCATGCTAAGGGtcctctaagctgcgtggctaCATAGCTGTCTATTGAGCATCGTGCTGGTGCTCAGCTGCAGCAGCAAGAGATAGCTCTCTCCAAACCCTGGACTTGCTGCGGCACGCAGCCCTGGACCTGCAACAGCGGCAGGACAGGCGCCCTGACCCAGTCCAACTGGACCTGCTGCAGCTAGGGGACaggtgccccttccccagctcggcCCTGAACCTGCCACGGCCGGGGGACAGGCGCCCTGGACCTGCCATGGCTGGGGAAGAGGCACCTCTTCCACCCAGCTCAGGtactgctgtggggggggggaggggaagagtccTTTCTACCCACcgtagccccactgcacccctcatccccctcttccccactgcactccaaccctctctcccagccctgagccccctcccacactccaaaccccttggccccaccctgccacatgaattttgatatatgcaccaatatggaggtgatgtgtgcacataacaaaattcattccgcacatgagTGAGACAAGTTAGAGGGAACACTGTTTGTATGTGTGTTGTCCTCATACTAAGCTCAAATAATTTAATATAGAACTTCATTTTTTGGCATTATTGAATGAGAATCCCAATCACTTCTATCTCACTTCTGTTTTTCAGTTACCCCAATCTGAAATCTGTGCATGAACTGATCTACAAGCGTGGTTACGGCAAGATCAACAGGCAGCGCATTGCTCTGACTGACAATTCTCTGATTCAGCGGTGTCTTGGTAAATATAACTTAATTTTTTAGCAATGATTTTGTCCTAAGATTATCTGATTTAGCTAAAAATATGAGCTTAAAAATTCTGAACACTACCTCTATCACTAAAAATAGGTTTTAATATGACAATAAATCACTGTCTTGGCAACTTGATGTAAAGCAGGAATGAAAGTATTAGCTTTTCCTATTAGAAATCAAAACTTTCAAAATGTAAAGTAAATTAAAGTTTTACTAACTTTTATAATTTGACTAGGTATTCAACTGTAAACCTTGTCTCTCCGATTGATTTGCATTGATTTCTAATGGAAAAACTGATAGGTCAAGCAGGAGCCTTTTAAGAATGAAAATATCAGTGAGAAATCATTACCACTAAGAGTGGAAATACTGAAACAATGGCAGGTATTTCTAAACTGTTTTGAAATCATTTCCTAAGTAAATATgcagttgtcagggttccctccccactctgaactctagggtacagatgtggggacgcacattaaagaccccctaagcttatttctaccagcttagggtaaaacttcctcaaggcatgaactctttgcccttggagggtatgctgccaccaccaggtgatttaacaaagaatcagggaaaggaccacttggagttcctgttcccccaaaatatccccctcaagccctacactcccctttcctggggaggcttgagaataaacaagatgagcacaggcGAGCCttggtttttttaggacactaaaaaatacaatcagattcttaaaaaaaacagaactttattagaaagaaaaaaggtaaaagaagcacctctgtgaaattagaatgggagataatctcacagggcaattagattcaaaacacagagaatttccctctaggcaaaatcttagtttcaaaaagaaaaaccaggaatataccTTCCTGTCACACacagaaaatcacaagccaaaacaaaagtaaactaatgcatttccttgctaatacttactaattctaatggagttggattgcttgctttcttgatctctctccagcaagcacacagaacagacagacaaaagaccccctcccctctccgatttgaaagtatcttgtccccttattggtccttttggtcaggtgccagctggGTTAccagagcttcttaaccctttacaggtaaaaggatattgtgcctctggccaggagggattttatagtacttgtatacaggaaggttgttacccttccctttatatttatgaccagTAATCAATATCTTATATCTAATCAGATTTTAAGATTTTGGGATATTAGTTTAACATTATGGTGCAGGAAGTTAATTTCCACATTCCATTTTACTGAATGTTGGTGAAACCTCACCCTCTCCATTCATCTAGAATTAAAGGCAAAATAGTTTGTCTATTAACAATTCAAATTGTTCTTGTTTGCTTTTCCATTATTTACCTGggtcactaaaaatagcagtatatgTTCTACTTTTATAATTTGCTGAGATCTGAAAGTCCATTATTCTTTACATTACAATTCGAAGAATTGGGTTTGCACAACACGAAACACTCAGTTCCTGTGTTGTATTACCAGATGCTCTTGGAAAATCTGAACTCTTGATGTTTAAAGACTACATTAAATACAGAAATGCCGTTGTTGCATTGTTCACTAAATCCTTGCAACAGTTaatgtgagattttaaaaaaagatgagttTCAGTTAAGTGCGAGTGTGTAATCTGTGTTGATTTAACTTAATTTTTCTTAAAAGGCCACTATGAAACAATGTTTACCAAAATTCCATTGGATTATCATGGTTTTCTTTTCCCTGTCATTGCTGGTTTAGTATTATAATCAAGCTTTCTGTAGTGTGTTGCTGTCTTTTTTCATATGTAAGGGGGAAGCAAACCATTTGTTTCTAATTAGCAATAGTAACAGCCTTGAGGGGAAAAATAGTACACAACTTGTTTTGAAACATTAAAGCAGAGCATGCTGATT
Coding sequences within:
- the RPL7 gene encoding large ribosomal subunit protein uL30 — translated: MCKLTHRVRQQNPGLLELASSRTRFFKCMMRMRALSFPVGIMAGEEGKKVPSVPESLLKKRKAFADIKAKRLKRLVVQKKLRKAQRKLIYTRAQAYHKEYRQMYRREIRMARMARKAGNYYVPAEPKLAFVIRIRGINGVSPKVRKVLQLLRLRQIFNGTFVKLNKASINMLRIVEPYIAWGYPNLKSVHELIYKRGYGKINRQRIALTDNSLIQRCLEKYGIICMEDVVHEIYTVGKNFKVVNNFLWPFKLSSPRGGMKKKTIHFVEGGDAGNREDQINRLIRRMN